In Methanonatronarchaeum sp. AMET-Sl, one genomic interval encodes:
- a CDS encoding cation:proton antiporter yields MEGLKIYQSTIDVGSFFTMVTRPSLTTPFENAVIIFGIAMIVFLVAPLFVKRYKLPGIIGIILVGAAIGPNGFGLLERDSTIKLLGEVGLIYLMFLAGLEINLNQFIDNKDRSIFFGLISFLIPQTIGTVFGVYILDLSFPAALLFGAIFSSHTLLAYPVVQRLGIAKNEAMTTTIGGTILTDTLALLVLAVVIASVGEGLTTGFFLELSIGLSIFFVGTWLVVPKLGRWFFRTHDDESYYEFLFVMAVLFISAFLAEMAGVEHIIGAFIAGLALNRLILDTGPLMNRIEFVGNALFIPFFLLSVGMLVDVWVITEGINTLIIAGSLIGLVILTKLVSSWITGKVYSYNKTEVLGMFGLSVGQAAAALAIVLIGFDAGVPGFNQEMINAVVLMILVVSVLSPSIVERAGLDLVKKAEKRDYDPKKVPQRILIPIAKDSKHKESLLDLAFAISSDSDEPINTVSVIRPNGETQTMSEVARTEEIQKEMEKYAASAEEKIKSHTRVNHNIASGVVRSTIENQISTIIVGWDGAENRSQMMYGKIIDQVLNRAPQLTLVTRLSKPIETYKRILLTLPPNIEYNEGFPEAVETVKKISEKTGCPIKIYVVNGDTEKIEKSFSEIEPETPIETMEIKGWRKLIPTIKKDYDKNDLVINMSSRRDKPGWNNELKKLPKKTFTLTQGNSITIYPGGEKREKRLKLVD; encoded by the coding sequence TGTCGGTTCGTTCTTCACTATGGTAACTCGGCCTTCACTCACCACTCCATTTGAAAATGCTGTTATTATATTCGGCATAGCTATGATCGTTTTTTTGGTCGCTCCGTTATTTGTAAAGAGATATAAACTACCAGGCATAATAGGCATAATTCTTGTTGGTGCGGCAATAGGTCCAAACGGCTTTGGATTATTAGAACGAGATTCTACGATAAAGTTGCTTGGAGAAGTTGGTTTAATCTATTTAATGTTCTTAGCAGGTCTTGAGATTAATCTAAACCAATTTATCGATAATAAGGATAGAAGCATATTTTTTGGACTAATTTCTTTCTTAATACCACAGACAATCGGTACTGTTTTTGGTGTATACATACTTGACTTATCTTTCCCTGCTGCCTTACTGTTTGGAGCAATCTTCTCTTCACATACATTACTAGCTTATCCAGTTGTACAGAGACTTGGTATTGCAAAAAATGAAGCTATGACCACTACTATTGGAGGAACAATACTTACAGATACACTAGCTTTATTAGTTTTAGCAGTTGTAATCGCATCGGTTGGAGAAGGGTTGACAACCGGTTTCTTTTTAGAGCTATCTATAGGGCTATCAATCTTTTTCGTTGGAACATGGCTAGTTGTACCTAAACTTGGTAGATGGTTCTTCCGTACACACGATGATGAAAGTTATTATGAGTTTCTATTCGTGATGGCGGTACTTTTCATATCAGCTTTTTTAGCTGAAATGGCTGGAGTTGAACACATAATTGGTGCATTTATAGCAGGTCTTGCTTTAAATAGGTTAATACTTGATACAGGCCCTTTAATGAATAGAATAGAGTTTGTTGGAAACGCTTTATTCATTCCATTCTTCCTGTTATCTGTAGGCATGCTTGTAGATGTCTGGGTTATAACTGAAGGTATAAATACATTGATTATTGCTGGTTCTCTAATTGGTTTGGTAATATTAACTAAACTTGTTTCTTCATGGATTACTGGCAAGGTCTATAGCTACAACAAAACCGAAGTACTTGGTATGTTTGGTTTATCCGTTGGCCAAGCAGCAGCGGCCCTCGCTATCGTTTTGATTGGTTTCGATGCAGGTGTCCCTGGATTTAACCAAGAAATGATAAATGCTGTCGTTTTGATGATACTTGTTGTCAGTGTATTGAGTCCCTCAATTGTAGAGCGAGCTGGACTTGATTTAGTTAAAAAGGCTGAAAAAAGAGATTATGATCCAAAAAAAGTCCCTCAAAGAATTCTAATCCCAATAGCCAAAGACTCCAAACATAAAGAATCACTACTCGACCTAGCATTCGCAATATCCAGCGATTCAGATGAACCTATAAACACCGTTTCAGTGATACGTCCCAATGGGGAAACCCAGACTATGTCGGAAGTCGCTAGAACGGAAGAGATACAGAAAGAGATGGAGAAATATGCCGCCAGTGCAGAAGAAAAAATAAAGAGCCATACACGGGTAAACCACAACATAGCTTCAGGAGTTGTTAGGTCAACAATCGAAAACCAAATATCAACAATCATAGTTGGGTGGGATGGAGCTGAAAACCGAAGTCAAATGATGTATGGTAAAATCATCGATCAAGTGTTAAATAGAGCCCCACAACTAACTCTCGTAACCCGTTTAAGCAAACCAATCGAAACATACAAAAGAATATTATTAACCTTACCACCAAATATCGAGTACAATGAAGGTTTCCCTGAAGCTGTAGAGACCGTTAAAAAAATTTCAGAAAAAACCGGTTGTCCAATAAAAATCTATGTTGTAAACGGTGACACCGAGAAAATAGAGAAGAGTTTTAGTGAAATAGAGCCAGAAACTCCAATTGAAACAATGGAAATCAAAGGTTGGAGAAAACTAATACCAACAATTAAAAAAGATTACGATAAAAACGATTTAGTTATAAACATGAGTTCTAGACGAGACAAACCAGGTTGGAACAACGAATTAAAGAAACTACCAAAAAAGACATTCACATTAACACAAGGAAACTCGATAACTATCTATCCAGGCGGAGAAAAAAGAGAAAAAAGACTAAAACTAGTAGATTAA
- a CDS encoding MBL fold metallo-hydrolase, whose protein sequence is MELYQFSTWMSNNYYEYIGPDKIKINGEEVEKKLNRATKKNAVNYLNEIGSYSNVYWDESYGKVFIETDRTGTFNREKNRFFEETGWELNILKTSYSDMVTKVRRLIYEFEGRYEFLKKVSRNVRRTGDPGWSRISFLGGGREVGRNSILIQTPESKVLLDCGIEMDSGEGPLLGPELSIDELDAVVVSHAHLDHSGSVAELYAKGYRGPVYATELTIVLMRLLKRDLYRLQENPGFNKGDIDTMINHSIPIKYREVKKIAPDIEIALRDAGHLPGSAGVFLTVNGKNVFYTGDFDNRNTKLLPPADYDLPELDVVITESTYSHESIPGQQKVETELLNTVEETLSRGGTPIISTFAVGRSQEILSLLNDRGYDDIYIDGMISEATKIVGSYPSYIKTNLDGGYNYVYSDSQRENALENGGIIVTTSGMLTGGPISYYLNRIGNDVNNTLILPGYMVEGTPGDKLKEGERKVEINGKEIMVEMDVKQIRFSGHADRSGIWNFLHKVKGEPMAFVLHGQEDGCISLSEEIEEKFGWFVTAPKNLDAFRI, encoded by the coding sequence TTGGAGCTGTATCAATTTTCTACCTGGATGTCAAATAATTATTATGAATATATCGGGCCTGACAAAATTAAGATAAATGGTGAAGAGGTTGAGAAAAAACTAAATCGGGCGACTAAGAAAAATGCGGTTAATTACTTAAATGAGATTGGTAGTTACAGTAATGTTTATTGGGATGAGAGTTATGGAAAGGTTTTTATCGAAACGGATAGAACTGGGACTTTCAATCGTGAAAAAAACCGTTTTTTTGAAGAGACAGGTTGGGAACTAAATATATTAAAAACATCTTATTCCGATATGGTTACCAAGGTTCGACGCCTTATATATGAATTTGAAGGTCGTTATGAATTTCTAAAAAAGGTTAGTAGAAATGTTAGGCGAACCGGAGATCCAGGTTGGAGTAGAATCTCTTTTTTAGGTGGTGGCAGAGAGGTTGGACGTAACTCGATTTTAATCCAAACTCCAGAATCTAAGGTTTTATTAGATTGTGGTATAGAAATGGATTCTGGTGAAGGTCCTTTACTTGGCCCTGAACTTTCAATAGATGAACTTGACGCAGTAGTTGTTTCACACGCACACCTTGACCACTCCGGCTCTGTTGCAGAACTCTATGCTAAAGGATATAGAGGACCTGTTTATGCTACAGAGTTAACTATAGTTTTGATGCGTCTTCTTAAAAGGGATCTATATCGATTACAGGAAAACCCTGGTTTCAATAAAGGCGATATAGATACTATGATAAACCATTCCATACCAATTAAGTATAGAGAAGTTAAAAAGATAGCTCCAGATATAGAGATAGCTCTACGTGATGCAGGACATCTTCCAGGAAGTGCTGGAGTGTTCCTAACGGTTAATGGTAAAAACGTTTTTTATACAGGAGATTTTGACAACCGAAACACAAAGTTATTACCACCTGCTGATTATGACCTTCCAGAACTTGATGTAGTTATAACTGAATCTACTTACTCACATGAATCTATTCCTGGTCAACAGAAGGTTGAAACTGAGTTGTTAAATACAGTTGAAGAGACTTTAAGTCGTGGAGGAACCCCAATTATCTCTACATTTGCTGTTGGGCGGTCGCAAGAAATTCTATCATTACTTAACGATAGGGGTTATGACGATATTTATATCGATGGAATGATTAGTGAAGCAACTAAGATAGTTGGTTCTTATCCAAGTTATATAAAGACAAACCTAGATGGGGGATATAACTATGTTTATAGTGACAGTCAAAGAGAAAATGCATTAGAAAATGGTGGTATCATTGTAACTACTTCAGGTATGTTAACTGGAGGCCCCATATCCTACTACCTCAACCGTATTGGTAATGATGTTAATAATACTCTCATTCTACCTGGATATATGGTTGAAGGGACTCCTGGAGATAAACTTAAAGAAGGAGAGAGAAAGGTAGAAATTAATGGCAAAGAGATTATGGTTGAGATGGATGTTAAGCAAATAAGATTTTCTGGCCATGCAGATAGGTCAGGAATATGGAATTTTCTTCATAAAGTAAAAGGAGAACCAATGGCCTTTGTTTTACATGGCCAGGAAGATGGATGTATTAGCTTGAGCGAAGAGATCGAAGAGAAATTTGGTTGGTTCGTTACTGCACCTAAAAACCTTGATGCCTTCCGAATCTAA
- a CDS encoding DUF131 domain-containing protein: MNLVFSLGLLLIFIGFSLLIFSVILKSISIKKREKESLDSTYKEEVGEEEVGEEEVGFGGGVVMVGPFPLVFGTDKSAIKVALIGALFLMALWLVIYFVLFWN, translated from the coding sequence ATGAACTTAGTTTTTAGTTTAGGTCTCCTTTTGATATTCATCGGATTTTCTTTGTTAATCTTTAGCGTTATATTAAAATCAATATCGATTAAAAAAAGAGAAAAAGAATCTCTTGATAGTACCTATAAAGAAGAGGTTGGTGAAGAAGAGGTTGGTGAAGAAGAGGTTGGTTTTGGTGGTGGGGTGGTTATGGTTGGGCCTTTTCCTTTGGTTTTTGGTACTGACAAATCTGCGATTAAGGTTGCTTTGATTGGTGCTTTGTTTTTGATGGCTTTGTGGTTGGTTATATATTTTGTTTTGTTTTGGAACTAA
- a CDS encoding coenzyme F420-0:L-glutamate ligase has protein sequence MNPEHNYLGVSAYGLKMGAITPETNLPSEIREVIKKCDSDGLISDRDILCITESIVAKSQNNYITIDQVAEEIRNKHDINKGSTTLVLYPITSRNRFSAILRSIARAVTGGKVIVQLTHPDDEVGNQVVQADLDYKETYSYSELKEMKQDGAEINFKHPITDINYLEYYTEIINDEDSEANIILSNDPTSQINNEIDSVIISSIHRREKDRKKLLEKSSNLEIIDLTEIANEGKRSCRWGLLGSNLSTDEKLKLAPKNPFEFTKKIQEMIKKETGKNIEVIIYGDGAYKDPESGIYELADPVTSFGYTEGIKGKFREGNKYKYLVDKYSEKGHSNDEIDQMIRTQNVEEEDEGTTPRKTKDLTASLADLISGSADAGTPLVLIKNFL, from the coding sequence ATGAACCCAGAACATAATTATCTTGGCGTATCAGCCTACGGCCTTAAAATGGGAGCCATAACCCCAGAAACAAATTTACCCAGTGAAATACGAGAAGTTATAAAAAAATGTGATAGTGATGGCTTGATTAGTGATAGAGACATCCTATGTATAACAGAGTCTATAGTAGCGAAATCACAGAACAACTACATAACTATAGACCAAGTAGCAGAAGAAATAAGAAACAAACACGATATAAACAAAGGATCAACAACACTCGTTTTATATCCAATAACCAGTAGAAACCGTTTTTCAGCAATACTAAGAAGCATAGCTAGAGCAGTAACTGGCGGTAAAGTAATTGTACAACTAACCCATCCAGATGATGAAGTTGGAAACCAAGTCGTTCAAGCAGATCTAGATTACAAAGAGACCTATAGTTATTCAGAACTCAAAGAAATGAAACAAGATGGAGCTGAAATCAATTTCAAACACCCAATAACAGATATAAACTACCTAGAGTATTACACCGAAATAATTAATGATGAGGACAGTGAAGCCAACATCATACTTTCAAACGACCCAACATCCCAAATAAACAACGAAATCGATTCAGTAATAATCTCCTCGATACATAGAAGAGAAAAAGATAGAAAAAAACTTCTAGAAAAAAGCAGCAACCTGGAAATAATCGACCTAACCGAAATCGCTAATGAAGGCAAAAGAAGTTGCAGATGGGGTTTACTCGGCAGCAACCTATCCACAGACGAAAAACTAAAACTAGCACCAAAAAACCCATTTGAATTCACCAAAAAAATCCAGGAAATGATTAAAAAAGAAACTGGAAAAAACATAGAGGTAATAATATATGGAGATGGAGCATACAAAGACCCTGAAAGCGGAATATACGAACTTGCAGACCCAGTAACCTCATTTGGATATACAGAAGGAATAAAAGGAAAATTCAGAGAAGGAAACAAATACAAATACCTAGTTGACAAATACAGCGAAAAAGGACATTCCAACGACGAAATAGACCAAATGATAAGAACACAAAACGTAGAAGAAGAAGACGAAGGAACCACCCCAAGAAAAACAAAAGACCTAACCGCAAGCCTCGCCGACCTAATATCAGGGTCAGCAGACGCCGGAACACCACTCGTATTAATCAAAAACTTCCTCTAA
- the tgtA gene encoding tRNA guanosine(15) transglycosylase TgtA, producing MDFEIKRKDGAGRIGRIDLGGWRVETPTIMPVINPGILTIPPNEMREFGAEILITNSYIIYRNERLHEKAVENGVHSLLDFDGPVMTDSGAYQLSVYGDVEVGSEEILEFQDSIGSDIHVPLDLPTPPGVERERAENDLEVTLQRAREGVKVARANDAVIAGPIQGSTYLDLRRKSALEMSEIGFDLYCIGGVVPMMEEYDFENLVKAIVASKSGIPFNAPVHLFGAGHPMVFAVAVALGCDLFDSAAYALFAKRNRYLTNRGTWNVKEMEYLPCSCPACHGNSVDDLMEPELLARHNLYVTFRELRVVKEAIRRGELLELASERARSHPRLHSALKWGLENGDWIEEVTPFSKKSAFFYTGEESMFRPEVMRNKEAVGRYRLGGEVLLFIPHDLDIDTLDQIEDRGVQVMEMKPPFVYPKELSRTYPFGQSLVPTYVDSGRHKQAVKTIEEVLKVYGDNFEEIYIVGSVYKDYLWELDGVSYLEPSQLDSVID from the coding sequence ATGGATTTTGAAATTAAGCGGAAGGATGGTGCTGGAAGGATTGGTAGAATCGATTTGGGTGGTTGGAGGGTTGAGACTCCTACTATAATGCCTGTTATTAATCCTGGTATTCTTACTATTCCACCTAATGAGATGCGGGAGTTTGGTGCTGAGATTTTGATTACTAATTCGTATATTATTTATCGTAATGAAAGGCTTCATGAAAAAGCTGTAGAGAATGGTGTTCATTCATTGCTTGATTTTGATGGACCTGTTATGACTGATTCTGGGGCTTATCAACTATCTGTTTATGGTGATGTTGAGGTTGGTTCTGAAGAGATTCTTGAGTTTCAGGATTCTATTGGCTCTGATATTCATGTTCCTTTAGACTTGCCTACTCCACCGGGTGTTGAAAGGGAGAGGGCTGAAAATGATTTAGAGGTGACTTTGCAGAGGGCTAGGGAGGGTGTTAAGGTTGCTAGAGCTAATGATGCTGTTATCGCTGGACCGATTCAGGGCTCTACATACCTTGATTTAAGACGTAAATCTGCCTTGGAGATGTCGGAGATCGGTTTCGATTTGTATTGCATTGGTGGTGTTGTACCGATGATGGAGGAGTATGATTTCGAGAACCTTGTTAAAGCTATAGTTGCCTCTAAATCAGGTATTCCTTTTAATGCCCCTGTACATCTTTTTGGAGCTGGACATCCAATGGTTTTCGCTGTTGCAGTAGCTTTAGGGTGTGATCTATTTGATTCAGCGGCATATGCTTTGTTTGCTAAGAGAAATCGATATCTGACCAACCGAGGCACCTGGAATGTTAAGGAGATGGAGTATTTGCCTTGTTCCTGTCCAGCTTGTCATGGGAACAGTGTGGATGATTTAATGGAGCCGGAACTACTTGCTAGACACAACCTGTATGTAACTTTTAGGGAGCTTCGTGTTGTTAAGGAGGCTATAAGGAGGGGAGAGTTGTTGGAGCTAGCTAGTGAGAGAGCGCGTTCTCATCCAAGATTGCATTCTGCATTAAAATGGGGTTTGGAGAATGGTGATTGGATAGAGGAAGTTACTCCTTTCTCTAAGAAAAGCGCGTTCTTTTATACCGGGGAAGAATCAATGTTCAGGCCTGAAGTTATGAGGAATAAGGAAGCTGTGGGGAGGTACAGGCTTGGGGGAGAGGTTTTATTGTTTATACCCCACGACCTCGATATCGATACATTGGATCAAATTGAAGATAGGGGGGTTCAAGTGATGGAGATGAAACCTCCATTTGTTTATCCTAAGGAACTTTCAAGGACGTATCCATTTGGACAGTCACTTGTACCAACATATGTTGACAGCGGGAGACATAAACAGGCTGTTAAAACTATAGAGGAAGTACTGAAAGTATATGGGGATAACTTTGAAGAGATATATATAGTGGGTTCAGTCTATAAAGACTATCTTTGGGAGTTGGATGGTGTTAGTTATCTGGAGCCAAGCCAACTGGATTCAGTTATAGATTAA
- the ahbD gene encoding heme b synthase, with the protein MKDNRYKPMLVAWELTRSCNLKCSHCRASSIYSPEPDELTTKQAKKVVDEIAKIGHILILTGGEPLIRDDVYKISDYADKKGLRVVLATNGTTLDKNKTQRLIDAGIQRISISIDGSKPKSHDNFRGIEGAYKKAINGIQILKEMNMPFQINTTITQKNVDELPKLIEMSNELGAKAHHIFMLVPTGRGEDLKGNEITPQRYEEILEWFYKKESEVDMELKATCAPHYYRIISQKGGKFQKKGLDMRTGGCLGGKMFCFISRTGEVYPCGYLPVTAGNVLEEKFTKIWSKSKLFQDLRNPNKLTGKCGECEYKKLCGGCRARAYAETENYLSEEPYCIYQP; encoded by the coding sequence ATGAAAGACAATAGATACAAACCAATGTTAGTAGCATGGGAACTAACAAGGTCATGCAATCTTAAATGCAGCCACTGCAGAGCATCCTCAATATACAGTCCAGAACCTGATGAATTAACAACAAAACAAGCCAAAAAAGTAGTTGACGAAATAGCTAAAATCGGACATATACTCATATTAACAGGTGGAGAACCCTTAATACGTGACGACGTATACAAAATCAGTGATTACGCTGACAAAAAAGGTTTAAGAGTAGTATTAGCAACAAACGGCACCACATTAGATAAAAACAAAACCCAGAGATTAATCGATGCAGGAATACAGAGAATAAGCATAAGCATAGACGGCTCAAAACCTAAATCACACGACAATTTCAGAGGCATAGAAGGCGCATACAAAAAAGCAATTAATGGAATACAAATACTAAAAGAAATGAACATGCCCTTCCAAATAAACACAACGATAACACAGAAAAACGTTGATGAACTACCCAAACTAATAGAGATGTCAAACGAATTAGGAGCAAAAGCCCACCACATATTCATGTTAGTCCCAACAGGCAGAGGCGAAGACCTAAAAGGAAACGAAATAACTCCACAAAGATACGAAGAAATACTTGAATGGTTCTACAAAAAGGAATCTGAAGTAGATATGGAGCTAAAAGCAACATGCGCCCCCCACTACTACAGAATAATAAGCCAGAAAGGAGGTAAGTTCCAGAAAAAAGGCCTCGATATGAGAACCGGCGGATGCCTAGGCGGTAAAATGTTCTGCTTCATATCAAGAACCGGTGAAGTATATCCATGTGGATACCTACCAGTAACCGCTGGAAACGTACTTGAAGAAAAATTCACTAAAATATGGAGTAAATCCAAACTATTCCAAGACCTCCGCAACCCCAACAAACTAACTGGAAAATGTGGAGAATGTGAATACAAAAAACTCTGCGGAGGCTGTCGAGCAAGAGCCTACGCAGAAACCGAAAACTACCTATCAGAAGAACCCTACTGCATATACCAACCCTAA
- a CDS encoding archaeosine biosynthesis radical SAM protein RaSEA, with amino-acid sequence MTKPLERMMSSIRNSNLPTKNDPEKPVAVWKDKARNNGRPINCLNIILRTTGCSWGRESGCSMCGYIYDSAEKTTVKDLKTQIDTALKKHELEPPIYIKIFTSGSFLDEEEVPIQARKYILQKVSEKEPEILGVESRPEFIKKEKIKETKEYIQEFEVGLGIESTNNQILNEIINKNATYQEYKSAIKTIQKSGGKVKAYLLLKPPLLTEREAIIDTTNSIEKLAKNDVNKISINPCNVQRGTFVEQLYNKNQYRPPWLWSLLEVLKKTSEQPTEIISDPVGGGKERGIHNCGECDTHILNTINHYSLHQEEKYLHKPKCDCKNNWQKTIEYEGKSHKIYTGCR; translated from the coding sequence ATGACGAAACCACTTGAAAGAATGATGAGTAGTATACGGAACAGCAACCTGCCCACAAAAAACGATCCAGAAAAACCTGTAGCAGTATGGAAAGATAAAGCAAGGAACAACGGTCGGCCCATAAACTGCTTGAACATAATTTTAAGAACAACCGGATGTTCATGGGGGAGGGAATCAGGTTGCTCAATGTGTGGCTATATCTATGACTCGGCGGAAAAAACAACTGTAAAAGATCTAAAAACACAGATAGACACCGCCTTAAAGAAACATGAACTCGAACCACCCATCTACATAAAAATATTCACATCAGGGTCATTTCTAGATGAAGAAGAGGTTCCAATACAAGCCAGAAAATACATACTTCAAAAAGTATCGGAAAAAGAACCGGAAATACTTGGAGTTGAAAGTAGACCCGAATTCATAAAAAAAGAAAAAATAAAAGAAACAAAGGAATATATCCAGGAATTCGAGGTTGGCCTTGGAATAGAATCAACAAACAACCAAATACTCAACGAAATTATAAACAAAAACGCTACATACCAAGAATATAAATCAGCAATAAAAACAATTCAAAAATCAGGAGGCAAAGTCAAGGCATACCTCCTGCTAAAACCACCCCTACTAACCGAAAGAGAAGCCATAATCGACACAACCAACTCGATAGAAAAACTTGCCAAAAATGATGTTAATAAAATCTCAATAAACCCCTGCAATGTCCAGAGAGGAACATTCGTAGAACAACTATACAACAAAAACCAATACCGCCCACCTTGGCTTTGGAGCCTGTTAGAGGTGCTTAAAAAAACAAGTGAACAACCAACCGAAATAATAAGCGATCCAGTAGGTGGCGGTAAAGAGAGAGGAATACATAACTGTGGAGAATGCGACACACATATACTCAACACAATAAATCATTACTCACTTCACCAAGAAGAAAAATACCTCCATAAACCAAAATGTGACTGTAAAAACAACTGGCAAAAAACAATCGAGTACGAAGGTAAATCACATAAAATATATACAGGCTGTCGCTGA
- the arcS gene encoding archaeosine synthase subunit alpha — protein sequence MSYFESVTRDGPGRIGVLKSGSFKLETPCLLDIEADVLDLGSSWVSNGFLNNQDSIENPDIVVPLSKRCPPSVDMDFAEYLGEENYRLVDEFDEESFDSLVMPVVGGGRYKNHRERFGYQFSEYHSVLLDMVGDLYIPHELLDVVLSVKKGVGFDTAVYAPAIATPPLIPIMVYMGVDLFDSYRALECSMDDVFFTTSGSQRLEQLSETPCQCNVCLEHDIDSINEMSGDIRQNNIYQHNIAMLKGELKSTRNAIQRGLLREYVEQRVKSKPNLTALLRKLDFDYPDFLMKQTASYRRYRLYANNYESLERPEIKRFIKRVKNRYSPPGSDVAVILPCSAKKPYSKSKSHAIYRRGTKGRGDEVILTSPLGLVPRELEVVYPAQHYDLPVTGVWSEDEKKLIRNCFKHYFSLHQYEKIVVHLEGEMAELCKEVLDPLCKTELTTPNRDPRSSESIKNLDKALNGYPKRTNRFRDMVKSITDYQFRLGLGNRLLEGAEVKGSFPKLRVIGSDGTQYATLVPQYGMIALTIEGVKKVEPTDYFIEIGDFYPKGSLLAPGVINAGNLIRPNDEVWFKGSKAIGVGRAEMSGQEMINSERGIAVKIRHVEEL from the coding sequence ATGAGTTATTTTGAAAGTGTTACTAGAGATGGTCCAGGAAGGATTGGTGTTTTAAAGTCGGGTAGTTTTAAGTTGGAAACTCCATGCCTGCTTGATATAGAAGCGGATGTACTTGATTTAGGGAGTTCTTGGGTTTCTAATGGTTTTTTAAATAACCAAGATAGTATTGAAAACCCGGATATAGTGGTGCCTCTATCTAAGCGTTGTCCACCAAGTGTTGACATGGATTTTGCAGAATATCTTGGTGAAGAAAATTATCGTTTGGTAGATGAATTCGATGAAGAATCTTTCGATTCATTGGTGATGCCTGTTGTTGGGGGTGGGAGATATAAAAACCATAGAGAGAGGTTTGGATATCAGTTTTCAGAGTACCACTCAGTTTTGTTAGACATGGTTGGTGATTTGTATATACCTCATGAACTTTTAGATGTAGTTTTATCGGTAAAAAAAGGGGTTGGGTTTGATACAGCTGTTTACGCTCCAGCCATTGCAACACCACCGTTAATTCCAATAATGGTGTATATGGGTGTAGATCTATTTGATAGTTATCGAGCGCTTGAATGTTCAATGGATGATGTTTTTTTCACAACCTCCGGTAGTCAGAGGCTAGAACAACTTAGTGAAACACCATGCCAATGTAATGTTTGCTTGGAACACGACATAGATTCGATAAATGAGATGTCTGGAGATATCCGTCAAAACAATATTTACCAACACAACATAGCTATGTTGAAAGGAGAGTTAAAGAGTACTAGAAACGCCATACAGAGAGGTTTATTGAGAGAGTATGTTGAACAAAGAGTCAAATCCAAACCTAATTTAACTGCCCTGTTACGTAAACTAGATTTTGATTACCCTGATTTTTTAATGAAACAGACAGCCAGTTATAGAAGATACAGACTTTATGCAAATAATTATGAATCACTGGAAAGGCCAGAGATAAAAAGATTCATCAAAAGAGTTAAAAATAGATATAGTCCACCAGGTTCAGATGTTGCTGTAATATTACCGTGTTCTGCAAAAAAACCATACTCAAAATCCAAGTCACATGCAATATATCGCCGTGGAACCAAAGGAAGAGGAGATGAAGTTATTTTAACATCCCCACTCGGTTTAGTACCCCGTGAACTGGAGGTTGTATATCCCGCCCAACACTACGACCTACCTGTTACGGGTGTTTGGAGTGAAGATGAGAAAAAATTGATAAGAAATTGCTTTAAACATTATTTCTCCTTACATCAATACGAAAAAATAGTTGTACATCTGGAGGGTGAGATGGCAGAGCTATGTAAAGAGGTATTAGATCCTTTATGCAAAACTGAATTAACAACACCTAACCGAGACCCAAGATCCAGTGAATCGATTAAAAATCTAGATAAAGCTCTTAATGGATATCCAAAAAGAACCAATAGATTTAGAGACATGGTTAAGTCTATTACTGACTACCAATTTAGGTTAGGACTTGGAAACCGTTTATTAGAGGGTGCTGAGGTTAAGGGAAGTTTTCCAAAACTACGGGTTATAGGTAGCGATGGAACACAATATGCAACACTCGTCCCCCAATACGGAATGATTGCATTAACGATAGAGGGTGTCAAAAAAGTTGAACCAACAGACTACTTCATTGAAATTGGAGATTTCTATCCTAAAGGATCTCTATTAGCTCCTGGAGTAATAAACGCTGGAAACCTGATTAGGCCAAACGATGAAGTATGGTTCAAAGGCTCTAAAGCTATAGGGGTTGGCCGGGCAGAGATGTCAGGACAAGAAATGATAAATTCAGAAAGAGGAATCGCAGTGAAAATAAGACATGTGGAGGAACTATAG